In one Erinaceus europaeus chromosome 3, mEriEur2.1, whole genome shotgun sequence genomic region, the following are encoded:
- the MRPL30 gene encoding large ribosomal subunit protein uL30m — protein sequence MAGILRSIVQRSPGTLQTVPKGVESLICTDWIRHKFTKSRIPDKVFQPTPEDHEKYGGDPQNPHKLHIVTRIKSTKRRPYWEKDIIKMLGLEKAHTPQVHKNIPSVNAKLKVVKHLIRIQPLKLPQGLPTEEDMDTTCLKSTGELVLKWNLAPVEQKMIKS from the exons ATGGCAGGGATTTTGCGTTCAATAGTTCAAAGATCACCAGGCACACTGCAA ACTGTGCCAAAAGGTGTGGAATCTCTCATCTGTACAGATTGGATTCGTCACAAATTTACCAAGTCAAGAATTCCAGATAAA gTATTTCAGCCTACACCTGAAGATCATGAAAAGTATGGTGGAGACCCACAGAACCCTCACAAACTACATATTGTTACCAGAATAAAAAGCACAAAAAGACGTCCGTATTGGGAAAAAGACATAATAAAGATGCTTGGATTGGAAAAA GCACATACTCCTCAAGTTCATAAGAATATCCCTTCAGTGAATGCAAAACTGAAAGTGGTTAAACATTTAATAAG AATCCAGCCTCTGAAATTACCACAAGGACTTCCAACAGAGGAGGATATGGATACCACGTGCCTCAAGAGCACTGGGGAATTAGTGCTGAAGTGGAACCTAGCCCCTGtggaacaaaaaatgattaagtccTAA